Proteins found in one Candidatus Poribacteria bacterium genomic segment:
- a CDS encoding ASKHA domain-containing protein, whose protein sequence is MKKIDKAEYEKRLNKITQIFEGLVVHADEQATYRCPYKNRFDHCTAKFGCRNQRKIDEGTGLLCVGDDKLDYRSAWETDAPDGTSESQGTITCDGKVYQLTPGKTVFDYADDLTVQVPTSCFRTGQCHECIVEIKRGMDSLQPPNEAEAFLRDNYRLACQAVVLDVDEDIEFTPLRRTPKILTHTVTNDDAALELSPRVTHQDGTVYYNKEPVDRYRGHLYGLAIDIGTTTVVANLVDLENGETVSVSSFENPQRFGGSDIMNRISYDGEFQGELRRSLIAALNSEIMEMCERHNFVRQEIYEIVVVGNTTMRDIFFKQDVQSIGQKPYKSLIEHEYRDGIRSTTSLTEKTRRLGIRANPKAMVYSLPLIASHVGADVAADLIAVDIASQDEVIMLVDVGTNTEVVVGNANRMVAASCPAGPAFEGGGIEYGMPAYPGAIESVRWNGSEFSYKTIDAETPQGLCGSGLISLLAELRRNDQMSPKGVFAERKQRIIPLLPEHGITFSREDASNLAQAKAANYCGQYIVLRHFGCAPENITKLFLAGGFANYVNLQDAIEIGFLAPVPEENVVKIGNAAVAGATAVLLSEKKRVSVEAFVSNIEHIELETTPDFFDIFVEGCQFKPMV, encoded by the coding sequence ATGAAAAAAATAGATAAAGCGGAGTATGAGAAACGCCTCAATAAAATTACACAGATCTTTGAAGGGTTGGTTGTTCACGCCGATGAACAGGCAACTTATCGGTGCCCGTACAAAAACCGATTTGACCACTGCACGGCGAAGTTCGGCTGCCGAAACCAGCGGAAAATTGATGAAGGGACAGGTCTTCTCTGTGTCGGAGATGATAAATTAGATTATCGCAGTGCTTGGGAAACTGACGCCCCTGATGGGACATCGGAATCACAAGGCACGATCACATGCGACGGAAAGGTTTATCAACTCACTCCCGGAAAAACCGTTTTTGACTATGCTGATGATTTAACCGTCCAAGTACCGACCTCTTGCTTCCGAACCGGGCAGTGCCACGAATGCATCGTTGAGATTAAACGCGGAATGGACAGTCTCCAACCCCCTAATGAAGCCGAAGCCTTCCTTCGAGACAACTACCGCCTCGCCTGCCAAGCGGTCGTTCTTGATGTTGATGAAGACATTGAGTTTACGCCGCTCCGGCGCACACCGAAGATCCTAACACATACGGTTACAAATGACGATGCAGCACTGGAACTCAGCCCGCGAGTTACGCATCAAGACGGAACTGTTTACTATAACAAGGAACCTGTTGATCGTTACCGAGGACATCTCTACGGGTTAGCCATAGACATCGGGACAACAACGGTAGTAGCGAATTTGGTGGATTTAGAGAACGGAGAGACGGTTTCTGTCAGTTCCTTTGAAAACCCACAGCGTTTCGGGGGCAGCGATATCATGAACCGCATCAGTTATGACGGCGAATTTCAGGGTGAACTGCGCCGCTCGCTTATCGCCGCACTAAACAGTGAGATCATGGAGATGTGTGAGCGACACAACTTCGTCCGACAGGAAATTTATGAAATCGTCGTTGTCGGGAACACAACAATGCGCGATATTTTCTTCAAGCAGGATGTCCAGAGCATCGGACAAAAACCGTATAAATCCCTGATTGAGCATGAATATCGGGACGGCATCCGTTCAACCACTTCGCTTACGGAAAAGACGCGCCGCTTAGGCATTCGTGCGAATCCGAAAGCGATGGTGTACAGCCTACCGTTGATTGCCAGCCATGTCGGTGCAGATGTCGCCGCGGATTTAATCGCAGTTGACATCGCCTCACAGGATGAAGTCATCATGTTGGTTGATGTCGGGACTAATACAGAGGTGGTCGTCGGAAATGCAAATCGGATGGTAGCTGCATCGTGTCCTGCTGGCCCCGCATTTGAAGGCGGCGGTATTGAATACGGGATGCCTGCTTACCCAGGGGCGATTGAGTCTGTGAGATGGAATGGCAGCGAATTCAGTTATAAGACGATTGATGCAGAGACACCGCAAGGCTTATGCGGTTCTGGACTGATTTCACTCCTTGCGGAGTTGCGACGGAACGACCAGATGAGTCCGAAAGGCGTTTTTGCAGAAAGGAAGCAACGTATTATACCGCTTTTGCCGGAACACGGTATTACCTTCTCACGCGAGGATGCAAGTAATCTTGCGCAAGCAAAGGCAGCCAATTACTGCGGACAGTATATTGTCCTGCGACATTTCGGTTGCGCGCCTGAAAACATCACAAAACTCTTTTTGGCAGGCGGTTTTGCCAATTATGTTAACTTACAGGATGCAATTGAAATCGGATTCCTCGCACCTGTTCCAGAAGAAAATGTAGTCAAAATCGGCAACGCAGCAGTAGCAGGCGCGACGGCTGTCCTCCTCTCCGAAAAAAAACGCGTAAGTGTTGAAGCATTTGTCAGCAATATTGAACACATTGAATTGGAAACCACACCCGATTTCTTTGATATATTCGTGGAAGGTTGTCAATTTAAACCGATGGTATAG
- a CDS encoding corrinoid protein has protein sequence MASINDIANEFIREEIEEFLEEPDEIALAIDTFAQATPAMQNIAAALIDGDHHTVDELTEAALEDGTEALEIMDDGLIAGMGIVGIKFRENFIFVPEVLACARAMKAGMAYIEPILSESGIEPIGTVIMGTVKGDLHDIGKNLCIMMLRGAGFVVHDLGVDTSEDEFIEAVEEYEAPILGMSALLTTTMPNMGKTIDAFIDEDLREEVKIMVGGAPVTQTFADDMGADGYGKDALACVALAKQFLLEEPEEW, from the coding sequence GTGGCATCTATTAATGACATCGCAAATGAATTTATCCGAGAAGAAATTGAAGAATTCTTGGAAGAACCAGATGAAATAGCCCTTGCCATTGACACGTTCGCGCAAGCGACCCCTGCTATGCAAAACATCGCTGCTGCACTGATTGACGGCGACCATCACACTGTCGATGAATTGACCGAAGCAGCTCTGGAAGATGGCACAGAAGCGTTAGAAATTATGGATGATGGACTCATCGCTGGGATGGGCATCGTCGGCATCAAATTCAGAGAGAACTTCATCTTTGTGCCAGAAGTCCTTGCATGCGCGCGCGCAATGAAAGCAGGGATGGCATATATTGAACCGATCCTCTCCGAATCAGGCATTGAACCGATCGGCACAGTGATTATGGGAACCGTCAAAGGCGACCTGCACGACATCGGCAAGAATCTTTGCATTATGATGTTACGCGGCGCAGGTTTCGTGGTACATGATTTGGGTGTCGATACTTCTGAAGATGAATTCATTGAAGCCGTTGAGGAATATGAGGCACCAATTTTGGGGATGTCAGCACTCCTGACGACAACAATGCCGAACATGGGAAAAACAATTGATGCCTTCATTGACGAGGACCTGCGGGAAGAGGTAAAAATTATGGTAGGTGGCGCGCCAGTCACGCAGACATTCGCAGACGACATGGGGGCTGATGGATACGGGAAAGATGCCCTCGCCTGTGTCGCCTTAGCCAAACAGTTTCTTCTTGAAGAACCTGAGGAGTGGTAA
- a CDS encoding homocysteine S-methyltransferase family protein → MRENPIVKNFQERLKVDEPILYDGGFGSQMFARGIELANSALANELHPATVVDIHSDYINAGAEAIGTNTFVASPLHLEMAGQDTAGAQRLTRLAVQHAKMAVEQSGKNVYIAGSVGPSPGAIEADSGDTTFGIPNDDAREAHKLVIHTLVEEGVDFLCLETMFSAKEAAMAVDVARETGIPVAVNLTYKWTKERRTGNVIYRTDWGNSPADLLEILINNGLSDGGSLLDAVSIIGVNCGAESRRDEHTGMPYAIAGIQQINTALAETGVNGKWMMAYPNAGMPKLDENHNTVYTQTPAEMASHVPALIEAGAYLIGGCCGTTPKHIKAFREAIVAHQS, encoded by the coding sequence ATGCGCGAAAACCCAATAGTTAAAAATTTTCAAGAACGCTTAAAAGTTGATGAACCGATTTTATACGATGGCGGGTTCGGTTCGCAGATGTTTGCTCGCGGTATAGAACTCGCGAACAGCGCACTCGCCAATGAATTGCATCCTGCTACGGTTGTTGACATCCATTCAGATTACATCAACGCAGGTGCTGAGGCGATTGGAACAAATACGTTTGTCGCATCACCACTTCACTTAGAAATGGCGGGGCAAGACACAGCGGGTGCGCAACGTCTGACACGCCTTGCTGTCCAACACGCAAAAATGGCTGTAGAGCAGAGCGGAAAAAATGTATATATCGCAGGTTCCGTCGGCCCCTCTCCCGGTGCGATTGAAGCCGATAGCGGGGATACAACTTTCGGGATTCCAAATGATGACGCGAGAGAGGCACATAAATTGGTGATCCATACACTCGTAGAAGAGGGTGTGGATTTTCTCTGTCTTGAGACGATGTTTTCCGCAAAAGAGGCAGCAATGGCTGTAGATGTCGCACGTGAGACAGGAATCCCTGTTGCGGTGAATTTGACGTACAAATGGACGAAGGAACGGCGGACAGGTAATGTTATTTATCGGACAGATTGGGGAAATTCCCCTGCGGATCTGCTTGAGATTCTCATAAACAACGGACTTTCAGACGGCGGTTCACTGTTAGATGCTGTGAGTATCATTGGTGTAAACTGTGGTGCTGAATCCAGACGCGATGAACATACAGGGATGCCTTATGCGATTGCGGGTATCCAGCAAATCAATACGGCACTCGCTGAAACGGGAGTCAACGGGAAATGGATGATGGCATATCCAAATGCCGGCATGCCGAAGCTCGACGAAAATCATAACACTGTCTATACACAAACACCAGCGGAGATGGCAAGCCACGTTCCCGCACTCATTGAAGCCGGAGCGTACCTGATAGGTGGCTGTTGTGGCACAACACCGAAGCATATTAAAGCCTTCCGTGAAGCAATTGTGGCACATCAGTCCTAA
- a CDS encoding aminomethyltransferase family protein, whose protein sequence is MKTTSLYYIHEQLGATFAEKHQGWNIAVQFTDAVSEHHAVRNSVGIVDLSYRNRHQLTGDDRAKFLHRIISNDIEGLSAGQGTYATLLTHRGKIIADLNIYVLEDAIIIDTAPETAENLFGELDKYIIADDVELSDLTAETGAIAVHGPKSSELVQSVLGVSDVAALPERHNCVREVDERFKHPIISVRTDTTGEVGYMLHTTAEALASLWEALMTEGSQFNVQPIGWNALESLRIEAGIPRYGTELTDAVIPLEAELEHAIDFEKGCYIGQEIVARMKYRGHPNRLLRGIEIDDNPIAEDGCELRPGARVFNSEKEVGWITSTTFAPTLGKQIALGYVRIAVTEAGSRVQIETSNGQVDATVVQLPFSA, encoded by the coding sequence ATGAAAACAACATCACTTTATTACATTCATGAGCAGCTCGGCGCGACTTTTGCAGAAAAGCATCAAGGTTGGAATATTGCTGTCCAGTTCACCGATGCTGTTTCCGAACATCACGCCGTACGAAATAGTGTCGGTATTGTTGATCTATCTTACCGAAACAGGCATCAATTAACTGGTGATGATCGCGCTAAATTTCTACACCGCATCATCTCCAATGATATTGAAGGGCTTTCAGCAGGACAAGGCACATACGCCACGCTCTTAACCCACCGCGGCAAAATCATCGCCGATTTAAATATCTATGTCCTTGAAGACGCAATCATTATTGACACCGCCCCTGAGACCGCAGAAAATCTCTTCGGTGAATTAGACAAGTACATCATCGCTGATGATGTTGAACTCTCTGATTTAACCGCTGAAACTGGCGCGATTGCTGTCCACGGTCCTAAATCGTCCGAACTTGTGCAATCTGTCCTGGGCGTGAGCGATGTCGCTGCTTTGCCAGAACGCCACAACTGTGTTCGTGAAGTAGATGAACGTTTTAAACACCCGATCATCAGTGTAAGGACAGATACTACTGGCGAAGTCGGCTACATGCTTCATACCACTGCCGAGGCGTTGGCATCACTTTGGGAAGCGTTGATGACTGAAGGATCACAATTTAACGTGCAACCTATCGGCTGGAATGCGCTTGAGTCACTGCGAATTGAGGCGGGTATCCCCAGATATGGAACAGAATTAACCGATGCTGTTATCCCTCTCGAAGCGGAATTAGAACACGCCATCGACTTTGAGAAGGGATGTTATATCGGACAAGAGATTGTCGCACGGATGAAATATCGGGGACATCCGAATCGCCTGCTACGTGGTATTGAAATCGACGACAACCCAATAGCCGAAGATGGCTGCGAACTTCGCCCAGGGGCGCGGGTCTTCAACAGCGAAAAAGAGGTCGGTTGGATTACGAGTACGACTTTCGCGCCAACACTCGGAAAACAAATCGCCTTGGGGTACGTTCGGATCGCGGTTACGGAAGCAGGCAGTCGTGTTCAGATTGAGACATCAAATGGGCAAGTTGATGCTACAGTCGTACAACTGCCCTTCTCGGCATAA
- the dctP gene encoding TRAP transporter substrate-binding protein DctP has translation MMIKMKSTYKANTAKFACVFLLILGMLCLPITHLAAESVKFATLAPKGSTWMNNFEAMGKEIRSKTGGELQLRIYPNGVQGDELDVIRKMRAGLLHAGAMTATGLGEIQEEVLIFQLPRLFKTYEELDYVRDYLREDLDKAFMDAGYILLGMGDIGYYYLFSNQPIRTIADLQSPSVKMWARPTDKIALTFYKNAEIATVPREVTQVLSSLYSGQLNTLAASPYVTVALQWYDKFKYMTDLPVNVGVGATVITKEKFDQLTAEQQQVLRETADAYQSDLIQNIRKDNDRALEALQKKAGIQVVEFEGDSREAWDTIAAETHNALVGEIYSQEFLDKINALLEAYRKSK, from the coding sequence ATGATGATAAAAATGAAGTCCACTTATAAAGCAAACACTGCTAAATTCGCATGCGTGTTTCTATTGATTTTAGGAATGTTATGTTTACCAATAACGCATCTTGCAGCGGAATCCGTTAAGTTCGCGACGCTCGCACCGAAAGGTTCAACATGGATGAATAATTTTGAGGCGATGGGAAAAGAAATTCGCTCCAAAACAGGTGGTGAACTCCAACTCCGTATCTATCCAAACGGTGTCCAAGGAGACGAACTTGATGTTATCCGTAAGATGCGAGCCGGGCTGCTTCACGCAGGTGCTATGACTGCCACTGGACTCGGTGAGATACAAGAAGAGGTCTTAATCTTTCAACTGCCTCGGCTGTTCAAAACCTACGAGGAGCTTGATTACGTTCGGGACTACCTCCGAGAAGATCTTGACAAGGCTTTTATGGATGCCGGGTATATCCTGCTCGGTATGGGGGACATCGGATACTATTATCTATTCAGCAATCAACCCATCCGCACTATCGCCGATCTTCAGTCCCCAAGCGTCAAGATGTGGGCGCGTCCGACGGACAAAATTGCCCTCACATTCTACAAAAACGCCGAGATCGCAACTGTACCGAGAGAAGTAACACAGGTCTTATCTTCGCTCTACTCGGGGCAGCTCAACACCTTAGCGGCGTCTCCTTATGTCACTGTCGCACTCCAATGGTATGATAAGTTCAAATACATGACGGACCTTCCTGTCAATGTTGGGGTTGGGGCAACAGTTATAACGAAGGAGAAATTTGATCAGCTGACCGCGGAACAGCAGCAGGTTTTACGTGAAACCGCCGACGCGTATCAGAGTGATCTCATTCAGAATATTCGCAAAGACAATGACAGGGCACTTGAGGCACTCCAAAAGAAGGCGGGCATTCAGGTGGTTGAATTTGAGGGAGACTCGCGAGAAGCGTGGGACACCATCGCAGCGGAAACCCACAACGCCCTCGTTGGTGAGATTTACTCCCAGGAATTCCTTGATAAGATTAACGCCCTCTTGGAAGCGTACCGAAAAAGCAAATAG
- a CDS encoding DUF4097 family beta strand repeat-containing protein: MEKIEKTYGVKSGGSLTVLSEFGAIEIQTAEHENVEVVITKESKSKSVEAVEKMLADFELAFEQEGSDVHIRGDFKHDREHWRKQFNLAKIHFLITVPQQYNVDLNTLNSDISVVNLTGAVRVKTSGGSLHFQSITGTVSGHTSGGSIEAVDVTGDVQVRTSGGSLRFGAIQGFISGRTSGGSIKVVDCKGGTDVRTSGGGIWLGGIGRNVTARTSGGSIQAALATQPQSECSLRTSGGAITCTLMPDVAVDLEAKTSGGRVSTDFAMESVIQGKAPKNRLEGSINGGGPLLKLRTSGGNIHLQKASN; the protein is encoded by the coding sequence TTGGAAAAGATTGAAAAAACGTATGGTGTCAAGAGCGGCGGGAGTTTAACTGTTTTATCGGAGTTCGGGGCAATTGAAATCCAAACCGCTGAACACGAGAACGTTGAAGTCGTAATCACGAAAGAATCAAAATCCAAATCGGTTGAGGCTGTTGAAAAAATGCTCGCAGATTTTGAACTGGCGTTTGAACAAGAGGGTTCCGATGTCCATATTCGAGGTGATTTCAAACACGATCGGGAGCATTGGCGGAAACAGTTTAATCTTGCGAAAATTCATTTTCTGATAACGGTCCCACAACAGTATAATGTTGATTTGAATACCCTAAACAGTGACATTTCCGTGGTCAATCTTACTGGTGCTGTCCGTGTAAAGACCTCGGGGGGTAGTTTGCACTTTCAGAGCATTACAGGTACAGTGTCGGGGCATACATCCGGTGGTAGTATTGAGGCAGTTGATGTCACAGGCGATGTTCAGGTGCGAACTTCAGGCGGCAGCCTCCGCTTTGGTGCAATTCAGGGTTTTATTTCAGGTAGGACTTCAGGGGGCAGCATCAAGGTCGTGGACTGTAAGGGCGGAACAGATGTCCGAACTTCCGGAGGTGGTATCTGGTTAGGAGGCATCGGCAGGAATGTGACAGCGCGAACTTCAGGCGGCTCTATCCAAGCCGCTCTGGCAACACAACCGCAGAGTGAATGTAGTTTGCGCACATCGGGCGGTGCGATAACCTGCACACTTATGCCAGATGTTGCAGTTGACTTAGAAGCAAAAACCAGCGGTGGACGCGTCTCAACGGATTTTGCAATGGAATCGGTTATTCAAGGGAAGGCTCCGAAAAATAGGTTGGAAGGTAGTATAAATGGCGGCGGTCCCTTGCTGAAACTGCGCACCTCTGGTGGAAACATTCATTTACAGAAGGCATCGAATTAA
- a CDS encoding DUF4097 family beta strand repeat-containing protein has protein sequence MARFMKLKSLAVLIIFCSSAWAFNANAQVASDVTLTPDGNILKKIEKTYNVKAGGNLTVASEFGAIDIQTAEQEKVEAAIIFSPAGSGVVNIVGNNVVNNNVVIQSNSNRGNVVIINGKVQNGSKFKLDPRVKEAVEDFEVTFEHKGSDVRIDGKFKKGRKHWRKELRQLTILFQVTVPQQYNIDLDTSNGSISVADLDGDVRAKTSAGSLRLGRIKGPVWGRTSAGSVKLTSCDSTVDVKTSSGSIEIGDVAGDVQAQTSSGSIKLESLAGTVNARTSSGSIRASLTDQPKRECNLRTSAGSITVTLIPDIAINLDAETSAGRVSTQFPVTSVIHGKVPKNRLKGSINGGGPLLKLRTSAGSIRLQKAEKAAN, from the coding sequence ATGGCGAGGTTCATGAAATTAAAGTCCCTCGCGGTGCTGATAATTTTTTGTAGCAGTGCTTGGGCTTTTAATGCCAACGCGCAAGTTGCGTCCGACGTCACATTAACCCCGGATGGCAATATCCTGAAAAAAATTGAGAAAACATATAATGTCAAGGCTGGCGGAAATCTAACAGTTGCATCGGAATTCGGTGCAATTGACATTCAAACCGCTGAACAGGAGAAGGTTGAGGCTGCTATCATCTTCAGTCCCGCTGGTTCAGGTGTGGTTAATATTGTCGGTAATAATGTCGTCAATAATAATGTCGTCATCCAGAGTAACAGTAATAGAGGCAATGTTGTCATAATAAACGGTAAGGTTCAAAACGGATCAAAATTCAAGTTGGATCCGCGGGTAAAAGAGGCTGTTGAGGATTTTGAAGTAACTTTTGAACACAAGGGTTCCGATGTTCGTATTGACGGGAAATTTAAAAAAGGACGTAAACATTGGCGGAAAGAACTGCGTCAGTTGACAATTCTTTTTCAGGTGACAGTGCCTCAGCAGTACAACATCGACTTGGATACCTCAAACGGTAGTATTTCGGTAGCAGACCTTGATGGTGATGTCCGTGCAAAGACCTCGGCTGGGAGTTTGCGGCTTGGTAGGATCAAAGGTCCTGTGTGGGGACGCACCTCGGCTGGAAGTGTCAAGCTGACCTCCTGTGATAGCACTGTTGATGTGAAAACGTCGTCTGGCAGTATTGAAATTGGTGATGTTGCCGGTGATGTTCAAGCACAAACTTCGTCGGGCAGCATCAAGTTGGAAAGCCTCGCCGGAACTGTAAACGCGAGAACCTCAAGCGGTTCTATCCGAGCTTCTCTAACAGACCAACCTAAGCGTGAATGTAATTTACGCACATCGGCGGGCAGTATCACTGTTACCCTCATACCGGATATCGCTATTAACTTAGATGCAGAAACCAGTGCAGGACGCGTTTCAACACAATTTCCAGTGACTTCGGTCATACACGGAAAAGTGCCTAAAAATAGGTTAAAGGGTAGTATAAACGGCGGTGGTCCCTTGCTAAAATTGCGCACTTCTGCCGGAAGCATCCGTTTGCAAAAGGCAGAAAAGGCAGCAAACTAA
- a CDS encoding DegT/DnrJ/EryC1/StrS family aminotransferase, giving the protein MATLAINGGEPVRTDGFPAWPTLDAADLEAFETIYNSKQWGVGGPKVPGFAQQFAEFQGANYGVCVNSGTSALYIALKAAGVCPGDEVITTSYTFQATVVAILMTHAVPVFVDTAPDSFLLDVSKVEAAITEKTKVILPVHIAGYPADLDALVDLANRHNLKIVEDCAQAHGAEWRGRGVGSWGHFGCFSFQSSKNLCAGEGGIVLMNDRELYERAYALHNCGRTLPDAEFGDAEPFGGNFRMTEWQAGLLLSRLTRLEAETNHRHKNMRWLDGWLGEVPGIKVTPLDPRATRGGCHGYKAIFDSEEFEGISRETFLRAMRAEGIPMGYWYSTPMYRANFLASNLFGQNLNFDDVQCPETEKICQTGLSLSQNVLMASEEAMEDIIKAVIKIRRNVAELKSETA; this is encoded by the coding sequence ATGGCAACTTTGGCAATAAACGGCGGCGAACCTGTCCGAACTGACGGTTTTCCGGCGTGGCCCACACTCGACGCGGCGGATCTTGAAGCATTTGAAACTATCTATAACAGTAAGCAATGGGGTGTTGGTGGACCGAAAGTTCCAGGATTTGCGCAACAGTTCGCTGAATTCCAAGGTGCGAACTACGGCGTTTGCGTCAATAGCGGCACCTCGGCACTCTATATCGCCCTGAAAGCGGCGGGCGTTTGTCCCGGCGACGAAGTTATCACGACCTCCTATACCTTTCAAGCAACAGTCGTTGCGATTCTGATGACGCATGCCGTGCCTGTCTTTGTCGATACTGCACCGGATAGTTTTCTATTGGATGTTTCCAAGGTAGAAGCCGCGATCACTGAAAAGACGAAAGTCATTTTGCCGGTCCATATCGCAGGATATCCCGCAGATTTAGACGCACTTGTTGACCTTGCGAACCGCCATAATCTCAAGATTGTGGAGGATTGCGCGCAGGCCCACGGTGCGGAGTGGCGCGGACGCGGTGTTGGTAGTTGGGGGCATTTCGGGTGCTTCAGTTTCCAGTCCTCGAAAAACCTTTGCGCTGGCGAGGGTGGCATTGTCTTGATGAACGATCGGGAACTCTATGAACGGGCTTATGCACTGCATAACTGTGGTCGCACGCTGCCTGATGCTGAATTCGGAGACGCAGAACCCTTCGGTGGCAACTTCCGTATGACAGAATGGCAAGCCGGTCTCCTCCTCTCTCGTTTAACCCGACTTGAGGCTGAAACCAATCACCGACACAAGAACATGCGCTGGTTAGACGGTTGGCTTGGCGAGGTTCCGGGTATTAAAGTCACGCCATTGGATCCGCGCGCGACGCGTGGTGGATGCCACGGCTACAAGGCGATCTTTGATTCCGAAGAGTTTGAAGGCATCTCACGCGAGACTTTCCTCCGTGCGATGCGTGCAGAGGGCATACCTATGGGATATTGGTATTCCACCCCTATGTATCGCGCCAACTTCCTCGCCTCTAATCTTTTCGGTCAGAATCTCAATTTTGATGATGTGCAGTGTCCTGAGACTGAAAAAATATGTCAAACAGGTCTTTCTCTAAGCCAAAACGTCCTTATGGCGAGCGAAGAGGCTATGGAGGACATTATTAAGGCAGTTATCAAGATCCGCCGGAACGTCGCCGAACTGAAGTCGGAAACGGCTTGA
- a CDS encoding DUF402 domain-containing protein: METVTLTYKRPPDRVNHFQQELLYLDDDVVVTSQRVKPSSPIIQNGETVLGDDFAAIWFVFTGLWYDVGKVYNLDNEWTGYYCDVLKPVKRRVNAAGKLECFEITDLFLDLWVNPDGTYEIQDEDEFAEAIQNGAIDTELERKAREVLNTLIAKVESGALARQVQDVINRAKFTDLRDYVEKLP, encoded by the coding sequence ATGGAAACTGTAACACTCACCTATAAAAGACCCCCGGACCGGGTGAATCACTTCCAACAGGAATTGCTTTATCTCGACGACGATGTGGTTGTCACGTCTCAACGGGTTAAACCGTCCTCACCGATAATTCAAAACGGCGAGACAGTTTTAGGGGATGACTTTGCTGCAATCTGGTTTGTGTTTACAGGGCTTTGGTATGATGTCGGCAAAGTTTATAATCTGGATAATGAGTGGACAGGCTATTATTGTGATGTTCTGAAACCCGTCAAGCGGCGCGTAAATGCGGCAGGAAAACTTGAGTGTTTTGAAATAACCGATCTGTTTTTGGATCTCTGGGTAAATCCAGACGGCACTTATGAAATTCAGGATGAGGACGAATTTGCGGAAGCCATTCAAAATGGCGCAATTGACACTGAATTAGAAAGAAAAGCGCGAGAGGTCCTGAACACATTAATCGCTAAAGTAGAATCAGGGGCTTTAGCGCGTCAGGTACAAGATGTAATTAATAGGGCGAAGTTCACAGATTTACGGGATTATGTAGAGAAATTACCTTAG
- a CDS encoding TRAP transporter TatT component family protein: MIHKYFRIQTLLLLLLPIFLGGCGLAKLSRIQKEGNLVVVESTLAKNLGTLERLAKTGNTGLIVKTARAHSSYSGFLEDKMEEAEIAGDSETAAEMRSQAIAHYVRAEEYAFKALSKSDKTFEQPRTVEIPVFEKALQKLKEKQVEPLFWAAYAMGRGISLQKDDPMQVIDLVRVELMMRRVLELDETFYFGSAHLFYAVYYGDRSPSIGGDPEKAKEHIEHVDKLNDGKFLMSKFYLARYYAYPKQDVKLYKQALQEVIDAPQDIYPGEEAATSLAKSRAKRWLDQADMLFDPDIEEGDSE; this comes from the coding sequence ATGATACATAAATATTTTAGAATCCAAACGTTGTTGTTGCTGCTCTTACCCATATTTTTAGGTGGCTGTGGTCTTGCCAAGCTATCCAGGATTCAAAAAGAGGGCAATTTAGTTGTCGTAGAATCCACTCTCGCCAAAAATCTCGGAACCCTTGAGCGTTTGGCTAAGACTGGGAATACCGGACTCATTGTCAAGACCGCACGCGCACATTCATCTTACAGCGGTTTTTTGGAAGATAAGATGGAAGAAGCAGAAATCGCTGGAGATTCCGAAACAGCAGCTGAAATGCGTTCACAAGCAATTGCACACTATGTCCGGGCTGAAGAATACGCCTTTAAGGCACTCTCGAAATCCGATAAAACCTTTGAGCAACCCAGAACTGTTGAAATCCCCGTATTTGAAAAGGCACTCCAGAAACTGAAGGAAAAACAGGTTGAACCCCTCTTTTGGGCTGCTTACGCTATGGGACGTGGGATCAGCCTACAGAAAGATGACCCGATGCAAGTTATTGACCTTGTTCGCGTCGAGTTAATGATGCGTCGTGTGCTTGAATTGGACGAAACCTTCTACTTCGGGAGTGCCCACCTTTTCTATGCTGTCTATTACGGTGACCGATCACCATCAATCGGCGGTGATCCAGAGAAAGCGAAGGAACACATTGAGCATGTCGATAAACTTAATGACGGCAAGTTCCTGATGAGCAAATTCTATCTCGCACGATACTATGCCTATCCTAAACAGGACGTGAAACTCTACAAGCAAGCGTTACAAGAGGTCATTGATGCCCCGCAAGATATTTATCCGGGGGAAGAGGCTGCCACATCGCTCGCAAAATCGCGCGCCAAACGCTGGCTTGATCAAGCTGATATGCTTTTCGATCCAGACATAGAGGAAGGAGACTCTGAATGA